A window from Leguminivora glycinivorella isolate SPB_JAAS2020 chromosome 16, LegGlyc_1.1, whole genome shotgun sequence encodes these proteins:
- the LOC125234594 gene encoding uncharacterized protein LOC125234594 isoform X1, whose protein sequence is MNPLDVSYKSLEQGQFLKVTFSINFKRRGDPYTAEFKIDDVVQVRFKFEQDTTRGSDGSPCYGYGDGEIGLLVFMSYKKSDTVKDFAVKLNMKLNDFNYSEQLICPETWTEWIEVGKLPKLKSNSNLLLEVSMAVSKAEVITFSKLYNDTITTDIKVSTKGSKNPILFHRSCLLTHSDFFKTLFQTGDFIDKKDFEIGEKDVTDQTIQHLKDYVYLGILPDDGLCSLLMLARCYLFENLKSECIMKIVQTVTPEGLHRFMGFACENNMPELGVALLQTPHEVVHQAHVMSKSDRKRVHSEDSEEPKRGRK, encoded by the exons ATGAATCCTCTCGACGT ATCATACAAGTCGTTAGAGCAAGGGCAGTTCCTGAAAGTTacattttcaattaattttaaaagaagAGGTGATCCATACACAGCAGAATTTAAAATAGATGATGTAGTTCAAGTACGTTTTAAATTTGAGCAAGATACAACTAGGGGTAGTGATGGTAGCCCATGCTATGGCTATGGTGATGGAGAAATAGGACTATTGGTCTTCATGTCATATAAAAAATCTGACACAGTGAAAGATTTTGCTGTTAAATTAAACATGAAGTTAAATGATTTTAACTACTCGGAGCAATTAATTTGTCCTGAAACCTGGACTGAATGGATAGAAGTGGGTAAACTACCTAAATTAAAGAGCAATTCAAATCTTCTCCTAGAAGTAAGTATGGCTGTGAGCAAAGCAGAAGTTATTACATTTTCCAAGCTGTATAATGATACAATCACAACTGATATCAAAGTCAGTACAAAAGGCAGCAAAAATCCTATTCTGTTCCACAGGAGCTGCTTGCTAACACACAGTGATTTCTTCAAGACACTGTTCCAAACCGGAGATTTTATTGACAAGAAAGATTTCGAGATTGGAGAAAAAGATGTGACAGACCAGACAATACAGCATTTAAAGGATTATGTATACTTAGGTATTCTGCCGGATGATGGTCTGTGCTCATTGCTCATGCTTGCCAGATGCTATTTGTTTGAGAACCTCAAGTCGGAGTGTATTATGAAGATAGTTCAAACGGTGACCCCTGAAGGCCTGCACCGGTTTATGGGCTTTGCTTGTGAGAACAATATGCCGGAGTTGGGTGTAGCATTACTGCAGACTCCTCATGAAGTTGTTCACCAAGCCCATGTGATGAGTAAGAGTGACAGGAAACGAGTTCATAGTGAGGATTCTGAAGAGCCAAAAAGAGGAAGAAAATGA
- the LOC125234594 gene encoding uncharacterized protein LOC125234594 isoform X2 — MNPLDVSCLLTHSDFFKTLFQTGDFIDKKDFEIGEKDVTDQTIQHLKDYVYLGILPDDGLCSLLMLARCYLFENLKSECIMKIVQTVTPEGLHRFMGFACENNMPELGVALLQTPHEVVHQAHVMSKSDRKRVHSEDSEEPKRGRK, encoded by the exons ATGAATCCTCTCGACGT GAGCTGCTTGCTAACACACAGTGATTTCTTCAAGACACTGTTCCAAACCGGAGATTTTATTGACAAGAAAGATTTCGAGATTGGAGAAAAAGATGTGACAGACCAGACAATACAGCATTTAAAGGATTATGTATACTTAGGTATTCTGCCGGATGATGGTCTGTGCTCATTGCTCATGCTTGCCAGATGCTATTTGTTTGAGAACCTCAAGTCGGAGTGTATTATGAAGATAGTTCAAACGGTGACCCCTGAAGGCCTGCACCGGTTTATGGGCTTTGCTTGTGAGAACAATATGCCGGAGTTGGGTGTAGCATTACTGCAGACTCCTCATGAAGTTGTTCACCAAGCCCATGTGATGAGTAAGAGTGACAGGAAACGAGTTCATAGTGAGGATTCTGAAGAGCCAAAAAGAGGAAGAAAATGA
- the LOC125234594 gene encoding uncharacterized protein LOC125234594 isoform X3 has product MNPLDVSYKSLEQGQFLKVTFSINFKRRGDPYTAEFKIDDVVQVRFKFEQDTTRGSDGSPCYGYGDGEIGLLVFMSYKKSDTVKDFAVKLNMKLNDFNYSEQLICPETWTEWIEVGKLPKLKSNSNLLLEELLANTQ; this is encoded by the exons ATGAATCCTCTCGACGT ATCATACAAGTCGTTAGAGCAAGGGCAGTTCCTGAAAGTTacattttcaattaattttaaaagaagAGGTGATCCATACACAGCAGAATTTAAAATAGATGATGTAGTTCAAGTACGTTTTAAATTTGAGCAAGATACAACTAGGGGTAGTGATGGTAGCCCATGCTATGGCTATGGTGATGGAGAAATAGGACTATTGGTCTTCATGTCATATAAAAAATCTGACACAGTGAAAGATTTTGCTGTTAAATTAAACATGAAGTTAAATGATTTTAACTACTCGGAGCAATTAATTTGTCCTGAAACCTGGACTGAATGGATAGAAGTGGGTAAACTACCTAAATTAAAGAGCAATTCAAATCTTCTCCTAGAA GAGCTGCTTGCTAACACACAGTGA